A region from the Canis lupus dingo isolate Sandy chromosome 9, ASM325472v2, whole genome shotgun sequence genome encodes:
- the LOC112677091 gene encoding ragulator complex protein LAMTOR5-like, with amino-acid sequence MEATLEQHLEDTMKNPSIVGVLCTDSQGLNLGCRGTLSDEHAGVISVLAQQAAKLTSDPPDIPVVCLESDNGNIMIQKHDGITVAVHKMAS; translated from the coding sequence ATGGAGGCCACCCTGGAGCAGCACCTGGAGGACACCATGAAGAACCCCTCCATCGTGGGCGTCCTGTGCACGGACTCGCAAGGACTGAACCTGGGCTGCCGTGGGACCCTGTCCGATGAGCATGCTGGGGTGATATCTGTTCTAGCCCAGCAAGCAGCGAAGCTGACCTCAGACCCCCCTGATATTCCTGTGGTGTGTCTAGAGTCAGATAATGGGAACATTATGATCCAGAAACATGATGGCATCACGGTGGCAGTGCACAAAATGGCCTCTTGA